Sequence from the Neisseria subflava genome:
GTCGGAATGATTTGCTCTTCCTTCCATTTCAGATTTTGCTCGATATTTCCTTGAATCAGGGCGACGGTACTGGTGCTGCCGTCGGGGCGGGTGTATTCGGTTTGTTGGGAAATGTAGCCGACGGAGCAGAGCGCAACGATAAGGAATAAGGGCAGCAGGCGGTGTTTCAGACGGCCATGGTTGTCAATCAGCAACACCAGCCATGTGCTGAGGAAAGCGGTTGCCAGGGTGACCATATGAATGCCGCCCAAAGGTGCGAAACCTGCCAACGGACTGTCTTTGATGATTTGGGAATAGCCGATTGCGCCCCAACCGAATCCGGTCAGGAAACGTTCGCGGGCAAATTCTGCCAGCGTCCACAAAATCGGCAACAGCAGGCCGGTTTTAGCCCAGCGTGACAGGTTGCATTTTCTCCACACCCAAAAACAGATGGCCGGATAAAGCGCGAGAAAAGCCGGCAGCAGGAAGGTGAGGGGGATGGCGTATGAATCCGGCAAACCCGAAACATCATGCAAGGCAGTGTGTATCCAATAAAACTGCGCCGTATAACCGATTAATCCGAACAGATAGGCTGTCATGACGGCAAAGCGCGGACGTAACTCAATCAGGCGTATCAGTGCGCCAAACAACAGCGGCATCAGCCAAAAATGATAATACGGGGCGAAAGTGAACGGTGTCGCGGCGGCAATCAAGATGACCAGCGGCCAGTAAAGCAGCGGATGTTGCCAATATTGTTCGAGTTTACGGAAAATATTCATGCTTTAAATGGTATTGAGGCCGTCTGAAAAGTTTTCAGACGGTAGGGAAACAAAATCAGTCTTTTTGAAACAATTTCATTGCAGGCAGGACGATTGCGCAAGCCAATGCGCCGGCGGCTACTCCGACCACCAGATTGGCGATATGTTCCATCATGCCGCTGTCCCAATGCTGCGCATGGAGGAAATCGTGCAAAAAGCCAAGGTTGTGGGCGATCAGTCCGCCGCCGACCAAGAACATCGCCAGCGTGCCGACAATGCTCAAGCCGCGCATAAACCAAGGCATAAATGAAATTAAACCGCGTCCGATACCTTGCACAGCAACGCTTTTTTGGCGCATCAACATCATGCCGAGGTCGTCAAGTTTGACGATAATGCCGACCAAACCATAGACCAATGCCGTCATGCCGACACCGATGGCGGCCATAACCAAAGAACGCGTCATCAGGTCATATTTTTCAACAACGCCCAGCGCAATAATGATGATTTCAGCTGAGAGGATGAAATCTGTACGGACCGCGCCTTTCACTTTTGTTTTTTCGTCTGTGACTTCAGGTTCGGTATCGTGTCCGTCTTCGTGTTCATTGCGGTGTAGAAATTTGTGCAACAGTTTTTCCACGCCTTCAAAACACAAATACACACCGCCTATCATCAGCAAGGGCGTAATCAGCGCTGGCAGGAAAGCGGAAAGCAACAGTGCAAGCGGCACCAGAATCAGCTTATTGACCAGAGAGCCTTTTGCCACCGCCCAAATAATCGGCAATTCGCGCTCGGCGGATACGCCGGTTACCTGATTGGCGTTGAGCGCCAAATCGTCACCGACCACGCCGGCGGTTTTTTTTGCGGCGACTTTGGTCATCATCGCTACGTCGTCCAAAACGGCGGTAATGTCGTCCAAAAGCGTAAAGAGAGAGGCGAAGGCCATAATGTTGTCCGGATAAAATCAAATAAACGCGCGATTATATATGAAAATTCAGTTGCTTGAATGTTTTTCAGACGGCCGTTGACGGAAATTAACCAAAGGCCGTCTGAAAATGCTATTTCGGCGTATAACGTCCTGCCATGGCTTTATACACCATATTTTCGTATTTTAAGGCTTCATAGCGTTGGTTCAGCAGGTTTTGAGCCGAGCTATATTCCGAATTCAAAGCCTCCAGCCAGTCTTTCAGTTCGTTTTTACCGTGTTGGTAGCGTACTTGATAGTAATGGCTGTTTTTCTTGTCCAACTGATAACGTTGTTCTTGATTGGCAAGGCTGGCCTGCGCGTTTTTGTAGGCAAGGTAGTTGGTGTTGACCTCGTTGAGCGCGGTGGTCAGGGCTTTTTCAAAATTCAGCTTGGCACTGTCCATCTCCGCTTGTACGGTTTTGTCTTTCCATTTCATGGTCTGCCAATTAAGGAAAGGCAGATTGATGGTGGCCGATCCGCCTAACATGGGGATATTGAACGTGCTTTTCGCTTTATCGGAAGACGTACTCAAACTTGCGCCCAAAGTAATCGACGGATACCAACTGCGTTTTTGCGCGTTGACCAATTGTTGCGACGCTTGCAGGCGGTATTCGGCGGCGCGCAGGTCGGGGCGGTTGGCCAAAACGGTAATCGGTACATCCAAGTTCACGCCTTTGACCGGCAACAGGCGGAATTGTGCCGGATCGGCGGCCATGTTTTCAGACGGCCTTAAATTCAACAAATTACGCAAAACCTGTTTTTGCGTATCCAAATTGTTTTGCAAAGACAACAGGTTGTTTTCCGCGCTCAGCAATGACTGTTTGGCTTGGGTCGGCTGACTGGAGTCGGCACGGCCGTAGCGGAATTTGGCATTCGCAATGCGGTTGATTTCCTGATATTGCTTCAGCGATTTTTTTGCCAACTCGATGGCTTCGTTCAGGTAGGCGATATTGAAATACGCATCGGCGACATTATTAATCAAAGTCAGGCGTGTGTTGGCCATGTCTTCATGCGTGGCTTGATATTCCCATACCTGAGCATCGGCAGTGGCACTGAGTTTACGCCATAAATCCAATTCGTAGCTCAAGCCAAGCTGGCTGCTGAAGGTATTGCCGTGGCTGCCGGTTTTCAGGTTTTTAGAAGCGTTCGCGCCCAACGATCCGCTGAACGAAGGCACCAAATCCGCGCCCAAAATATTGGCTTGGTACAAAGCCTTGTTGACGCTGATGGCCGCCTGTTTCAAATCGACATTGTTGGCCAACGCCTGCTCCATCAGAGCATTGAGTTGCGGGCTTTGGTAGATTTCCCACCAGTTGCCGTTTACATTGTAGCGTTCGGCAGTTTCCGCCGCGCTCATGACTTGGCCGGTTGCTTCCAGCGTAAGGTTCGGGTTGGCTTTAGACGCGGCGCACGCACTTAGGGCAAGGGCAATAGCCAATGATAAGGCTGCTTGGGAAAAAGGTTTCGTCTTCATAAAAAATCTTTCGGGTAACAGCATTTCAGACGGCCTTAAGATAATAGGTCGTCTGAAACATAATCAATCCTGAGCCAGCGCATCAATCGGGTTGAGCTTGGAAGCCTTGTTGGCAGGCATAAAGCCGAATGCGACACCGATGGCGGTGGAGCAGACCACTGCGCCGATGACGGAAGTCATGGAAATGCTCATCGGGAAGTTGGTGACAAAGTAGTTGAACACCAGGCTGATGCTTGCGGACAACAATACACCTGACAGGCCGCCGATGATACAGATTAAAACGGCTTCAATCAGAAACTGCTGCAAAATATTGTTGCGGCGTGCGCCGATTGCCATGCGGACGCCAATTTCTTTGGTGCGCTCGGTAACGGAAACCAGCATGATGTTCATCACGCCGATGCCGCCGACCACCAAAGAGATGACCGCAATGGAAGAAATCAGCAGCGTCATGGTACCGGTCGTGCTTTCAACCATTTCTTTGATGCTGTCGCTGTTGTTCATAAAGAAGTCTTCTGTACCGTGGCGTGCTTTCAGCAGCTCGGTCAGGCTTTTTTCGGCAACTTGCGTGTTGGCATCGTCTTTGATTTTGACAACGATGGAGTTAGTATGGCTCTCACCGGTAATTTGATGCATGACCGTTGTATAAGGCGACCAAAGCATCAGTGAGTCGGAATTACCAAACGAGTTGTCATCCTTTTTCATAATGCCGATGACGGTTAACGGGCGTTTTTTGAAAAGGATGGTTTTGCCTAAAGGATTGACACCTTCGCCGAAGAGTTTGGTTTTGGTGTTTTGGTCGATGACGACGACTTGGGCATCGGTTTTTACATCGTCATCATCAAACAGAC
This genomic interval carries:
- a CDS encoding DUF808 domain-containing protein gives rise to the protein MAFASLFTLLDDITAVLDDVAMMTKVAAKKTAGVVGDDLALNANQVTGVSAERELPIIWAVAKGSLVNKLILVPLALLLSAFLPALITPLLMIGGVYLCFEGVEKLLHKFLHRNEHEDGHDTEPEVTDEKTKVKGAVRTDFILSAEIIIIALGVVEKYDLMTRSLVMAAIGVGMTALVYGLVGIIVKLDDLGMMLMRQKSVAVQGIGRGLISFMPWFMRGLSIVGTLAMFLVGGGLIAHNLGFLHDFLHAQHWDSGMMEHIANLVVGVAAGALACAIVLPAMKLFQKD
- a CDS encoding TolC family protein — protein: MKTKPFSQAALSLAIALALSACAASKANPNLTLEATGQVMSAAETAERYNVNGNWWEIYQSPQLNALMEQALANNVDLKQAAISVNKALYQANILGADLVPSFSGSLGANASKNLKTGSHGNTFSSQLGLSYELDLWRKLSATADAQVWEYQATHEDMANTRLTLINNVADAYFNIAYLNEAIELAKKSLKQYQEINRIANAKFRYGRADSSQPTQAKQSLLSAENNLLSLQNNLDTQKQVLRNLLNLRPSENMAADPAQFRLLPVKGVNLDVPITVLANRPDLRAAEYRLQASQQLVNAQKRSWYPSITLGASLSTSSDKAKSTFNIPMLGGSATINLPFLNWQTMKWKDKTVQAEMDSAKLNFEKALTTALNEVNTNYLAYKNAQASLANQEQRYQLDKKNSHYYQVRYQHGKNELKDWLEALNSEYSSAQNLLNQRYEALKYENMVYKAMAGRYTPK